From the Candidatus Thorarchaeota archaeon genome, the window GCAAGAGTGCACTACCGGACCTTCACAAAGTTCTCATGAACGACCTGACACTTCATGCTGTTGGAAACCAGACAATACTTCCCTGCCAGCTCCAACGCGCGTTCAGCCTTCGAGACCAGCTCCTCACTACTGACCTCAACAGTGCTTCGTAGGACAATCCTCGTGAACTCAAAGCCCTTCTCCAATTTCTGAAGAGTCCCCACGCCCTCGCATCTGAAGGCCAGGAACTCAAGCCGACTCTTCTTGGAAAAGGCCACGAAAGTGGTCATCATGCATGCTGCAGCCGATGCCACGAAAAGGTCCTCGGGTGAGTGAATACCCGGAACACCCCCTTCAAACTCAGGAGGCGTTGCCACCTGCAACCGTGGCTTGCCTTCTAAGAGCAGCTCTCCGACGCGGTCATGCGTCCAGTCCACACGGACCTCATACTTGTGAGTCTCGACGCTCATTGGAAACACACCACACCTTAGCTGTATGCGTGAGTCATATCAGTTTCGAGTGCTAGGAAACAACTATCTCATGAGTGTGCTCAACTGTGCCTTTGAGACTGTTGCCGACAAAGCAGTACTTGCCACCCAGCTCAAGCGCGCGTTCAATCTTCGGACGAAGCTCTTCGGACTCGATGACCACCCTTACGTTCAGAAACACCTTGGTTATCTCATAGCTCCTGTCAACTCTCTCAAGATGACCACGTCCCACCACTTCTAGGGACTTGACTTCGATGTGCATCTTCTCGATGAAGGCCAGGAATGAGTTCATGAAGCATGTGGCGACTGCTGCAACAAGCAGGTCTTCAGGTGTGTGATATCTGGTTGCACCCGTCTGAATCTGACCGCCCGTTCTGATTGCGGGCATGCCGGCTGCAGTGACCTCGCCGAACTTCTCTTCAGTCCATCTCACATGTTGTTCGAATACTCTTGGTTCTTCACTCATATGTTCACGCTCCTAGTCTTGACTCTTCAACAGGCAGGCTTTATGGCTCGAATCACCAAGAAGAAGGGGATTCGCCGCTCTCTCTCGAAGAAGTCATCATCACTCGGAGGGAGGGGCTCCTCGACGGCGTCAATGAGGAGTCCTGCTTTTCTCACTGAGGAGATGTAGGTCGACAGTGTTCGATGATAGAATGTTATCGGTACAGGAAAGTCCCTTCCGTCCCTCGTCTTCCATACCCTCTTGTATTCGGTCTCGCTGAAGTAGTTGTCCATGACGAACCAGAGGCCCCGCCTGCGTCCACTATTCGGACTCTTCTCGCCCATCTCCCAGTGGCCCGGGCCATAGACATCAAATGCCGGATGTACAACAGAGAAGACCAAGACTCCGCCGGGCCTCAGGACCCTGTTGAATTCGAGAAGAGCAGCATCTATGCAAGGCACATTGAGCAGGACGAGGTTACAGAGCACAGCATCGAAGGTGCCATTCGGGAGCTGTCTCATGTGGCAGATGTCCCCCTGAATGAAGGCGATGTTCAGCCCCTCTCTCGTCGCCAAGTCACTGCTCTCTCTGACAAGACGGGAGGAGATGTCGACTCCAGTCACGAGCGCACCAATCCGTGCATAGTGCCTCGACAGGTACCCTTCACCACACCCCGCATCAAGCAATGTCTTGCCCTTGATGTCTCCGAGGAGTCGCTCCACACACGGGTTGAGTATAGCCCTGTGATGCGGCGTGCCACGCTGGTCAATCAGGGAGGCATATGCCTCAGCGTTGTCGTCCCATTCGTGGGCACGCTCGTCGTTCAAGTCAGCTCACCCTGCTCATCTACTAGATCCTGTCCCAGACGGCTCGGACCTTCTTGCTCGTAGCATCTATGACCGGCCTCATGGCCTCTGCAGTAGCCAGACCGGTCTCGACTGCGGTCTTCATGATTGATGTGTGCGCAACGAAGACCCTGTTGTTCTCCTCATATACCACAAACGAACAGGGAAACAGTGTGCCCACGTCCTTCGACACATCAAGAGCCATCTTTGCAAGCTGGGGCGCACACGCCAGCACCATCGTGTATCGTGGGTAGTTCGTCACTCCAAGCCGCTCTCTGAATATCTGGTCTAGGTTCTTGGTTGCCAGAAGGCCAAAGCCCTCATCGGTACAGGCCGTCTCCACCCTCTTCACTGCCTCGTCAAAGGACACCCGTAACTCCTTTCGTAGTACATCGACCATACTCCAGTTTGCGACCTCCAGACTAATATGCTTAACGATGGTGAAAAGTGGTGGTGGACCGGGCGCGATTTGAACGCGCGACCTTCTGAACTCTCGATTCGCTGGGCATTCCAGCCGAGTTGCGAATCAGACGATCTACCGGTCTAATCTACCGGCCCTGTGTATTGACAGAAGAGGTTCGTGAGTTCTTAAAACCTTGTCTGCTCAGATCTCGATCCCAAACGCATCCGAGAGGCGTTCGACCTTCACGAACTCGTCGAGGAAGCTCCTACCCTTTTCGGTGAGAGCATACAGTCTTGACTCGTCTGATTCCCGGACCTCGACTATGAGTTCCTTCTGAAGTAGCTCCTCCAGGTACTGTGTCAGGCGGTCGTGAGAGAGGTTCGCGCCGTAGAGGATCTTGGTCGGACCAGCACCATCATCGCCCGTCGCCTGTATGGCGCGCATCATGTCCACCATGATGCGAATCTTCGAGCGATACGGCTTCTTCGACCTCATCCTTGCCTGCCTGCCTTGACTACCATCGCCAGCAGCAGAACCAACCCAAGGAACTGAAACACCTGTCCAGCCAAGTATCCGACCACCTCGTTCTGTGCGAGCACCGGAAGGAGATGGCTGAGGAGGATGCAGGTGAAGCCAGACAAGACGTATAGAGCGTAGCTGCTTCTCACAGACACATAGTTGTGAGCCGCCTGCAGGACCACGACTATCAGGACCAGGGTTGCTATGATGTCCAGCCTGGGTTCCACCAGTGCGGGTATCGCAAGCATGGTGACAACGGTAACGGGAGTGTCTTGATGTCGCAGTGTTGGGCGAGTGGACACCAAGAAGAGTACATAGGCCATAATCCTCATGACACCATAGCCGGTTATGAGCAGACGAGCCAGATTCTCGCCGCCACCCGAGGCCATGAGCACGAAGACATAGACGGTGCCCGCGACCCGACCGAACATTGCAACTGCCAAGACTAGGAAACCTGTGGACAAGTCAGACAGTCGCTTCTGTCCGGTCAGTCTGTAGGCTTCAGTGGCATTGTGACATATCAACAGTGAGATGGCACCTGTCATAGACTCGAGGAGCAAGTCCAGTCTAATCAGCGAAATCAATTGGTCCTGCATTAATTGACGCCAGTCCTAGACTTGATTGCTGGGGTATTATTGTCAATGGACGATTCATACTGTCTTTTGACTTATGCTATGACATACTCACGACACAGTGACTGCACCGAGTCTGGAGGCCTCTACCATGGATGAATCGTCTATGACCATCGTTCATTCGGGCTTTATACCTGCACGACATGATAGAGACATGCCTGAAGCGATACGCGCTGGGACAGCACCGTCACCGAGTCCCCAGGCACTGACTCGAAGATGGAAGAGACCGACGGACTGCATGCGGCCAAGAGGTCCAACCTTGGTCGCGACGAATGGCGGGGCTAACCCGCCCTTCCATCACCTGAGGGACTGAGCCGTGTCTCAATCCCAAAAAGATGCATAAGTAGAGTGGGTCTAGCACTCTCCCGGGTTGAGAAGTCATGAGTCCAAGATGTTCTCAGTGTGGCAGACCAATACCTCCACAACTGGCCATCAGACTGAAGGAGGCCTTCGATGCCAGTCCACTGCTCTGCAGACAATGTATAATCGACAACGCGCGGAGGGGAAAGATGCCGAAGCTGGTCTGTGCAAGCTGTGGAAAGCAGATCGAACCGGGAATAGTCCGGAGGATACTTGTCGCCCGAGCACTTGGCAGGAGAGTGCCTCATCTGTGCAGAGACTGTTTCCTGAGGAGGCGGAGAGAGCCGTCACTCCCTGAACGGCGCCTTCACACGGGCCCTACCGACACAGTGAGGGACTCAGTACCAGCAGACACGATGACGGGCTCAGTTCCAGCAGACACAGTTCAAGAGTGGGACTGTGTCAAGTGCGGAGCATCGCTGGAACCTGAAGAGGTCGACATGATAAAGTCGGGAAAGACCATCAAGTGCGAGTACTGTGGCAGCGCTCTGACTCGCGAGCTGTTCAGGTGAGAGGACACGGGAGGGCGAGAGCACTCCCGGCGAGTTCTACTCGGTCTGCAACCGCGACTCGATCTTGGCCATACGGTCCTTGAGGTCGTGGTTCTCCTTCTCGAGTTCCTCCACGCTCTTTCGTACCGAGTCTATCAATCGGTCCTCTTTATGCTTGCTGAGCTCTCTGACTGCTTCCCTGGCCAAGCGAACAACAGTGGACTCCACCGCGCTCTCAGCCAGTCTGAGCAGTTCCGGTATCAGCGTGGCGTCACCATAGGTCTTGGCAGCCTGTATTGCAGCGAGCTGGACGCGGTATGACCGGTCATTCAACAGTCGCACAAGCTCATCCTTGACCTCTGGATGCTCCTTCTTGTACCTCTTTCCCAGCTTTGCAAGCCCCACTGGCACGGCACGTCGCAGATAGTCGTCATTGCCCACCTTGACGAACCGGGTGAGGACTTCGATTGCCTCCATCTTCTCGGTGGCGACAAGCCCTTCGAGATACCCCTGTCGGAGAATGTTGTGCCATGTGTCTGGTGCCTTCTTCAGTCCGTCAGTGAGAGTCTTGAGGGCCTCTTCATGCTGCGTCTTGCCGATGGATGCAGCTGCGGCTGCTGCCACAAAGTAGCTGTCAGGGTCCTTGAGCAGCCTCTTCAGAGCACCCAGCGCCTTGTCACTCTTGTAGAACTGCCCCAGTGCCCTCGCCACTGCCGTGCGCGCCTTGCTGCTCTTCAGCTCCGTACCAGTGAGGAGCTGGTCGAGCGCTGACTCAGTCTTCAGTGAGCCGAGCACCCTGGCCACCTCGGCCTGAACGCCCCAGAACTTGTCCTCTCTGAGCGCCTTTCCCAGAGCCTCAAGGCCCTTCGGAGTCACCTTCTTGCCAAGCGCCTGGGCTGCCTTTATTCTCTGTACCACATTGGCCCCATGGAGCAGTTGCTCAATCCACATGGGCTCAGGCTTCTCAATGTCCGCATCCATGAGGACGGCATAGTCCGGGTCAACGACAATCTGCTTGGGTCGTTCCTTGACAGGATAGTAGAAGCTGTGTACTCGTTCGGTCACACTCATCGAATACCTTGTGCGTGTCCCGTCCGGACTGACGAAGTCCACGGCCAGCGGGAACCTGAACACCGCAGGGGTCATCCCATCATCGCTCTTCTGCGTCTGCTCAATCTTCACGAGGGCCTGACAGGCCTTCTCATCGTATGAGCACTTGATCTTGCACTCGGGGTAGCCAGCCTTGTAGAGCCACTGTTCAAAGAACCAGCCATAGTCCTCACCGGTCATCTCCGTGACGAGTCGCTCAAGGTCGTGGGTGTAGACAGACTTGTGAGCAAAGCGGGTCATCCACTCACCGAGTATCCTCCACCACGTCTCCTCACCGACAAGATGCTTGAGCATATAGTATCTCCATGCCGCCCCGGGGTAGAGGTGTCGGTCGAACACATCGCCCCCACGTTCCCACTCGTTGCAGACAATCGGGCGACGATAGCTGTTCTTGTCCTCGTCAAAGTACGAGTTCTGCTTGCCAAACTGATCGTAGAGGTACTCGTCATCACCCATCTGATGACGTCGCCACTCGTTCTGCATCTGTGTCCCCCACCCCTCATTGAGCCACCCATGACTCCATGTGCGACATGTGACAAGGTCGCCACCCCACATGTGAGCAAGCTCGTGGGCCACCAGTGGTTCGGACTCAAAGTCCTGATGGGTCTTCTCATCATGCAGTGTAGCGTCAGTCTGCGTTGTCGCACTGGTGTTCTCCATCCCGCCAATCGTGAAGTTGGCAGCCGTCGCCTGCGCATACTTCACCCATGGATACTTGACCCCGAGTCGGGACTCAAAGAACCGGATCATCTCAGGAGTCCTGCCAAAGGACCTGTAGACGGTGTCACGGTCCCACTTCTTGTGCGCATAGTATGTCACTTCCAGACCGTCGAGGTCCTCACGGTACTCGACGTACTCTGAGACCGCCACCGTGATCAGATAGGCGGGAATGGGCAGCTCCTGCA encodes:
- a CDS encoding OsmC family protein; its protein translation is MSEEPRVFEQHVRWTEEKFGEVTAAGMPAIRTGGQIQTGATRYHTPEDLLVAAVATCFMNSFLAFIEKMHIEVKSLEVVGRGHLERVDRSYEITKVFLNVRVVIESEELRPKIERALELGGKYCFVGNSLKGTVEHTHEIVVS
- a CDS encoding methyltransferase domain-containing protein; translation: MNDERAHEWDDNAEAYASLIDQRGTPHHRAILNPCVERLLGDIKGKTLLDAGCGEGYLSRHYARIGALVTGVDISSRLVRESSDLATREGLNIAFIQGDICHMRQLPNGTFDAVLCNLVLLNVPCIDAALLEFNRVLRPGGVLVFSVVHPAFDVYGPGHWEMGEKSPNSGRRRGLWFVMDNYFSETEYKRVWKTRDGRDFPVPITFYHRTLSTYISSVRKAGLLIDAVEEPLPPSDDDFFERERRIPFFLVIRAIKPAC
- a CDS encoding OsmC family protein, which produces MSVETHKYEVRVDWTHDRVGELLLEGKPRLQVATPPEFEGGVPGIHSPEDLFVASAAACMMTTFVAFSKKSRLEFLAFRCEGVGTLQKLEKGFEFTRIVLRSTVEVSSEELVSKAERALELAGKYCLVSNSMKCQVVHENFVKVR
- a CDS encoding DUF302 domain-containing protein, with product MVDVLRKELRVSFDEAVKRVETACTDEGFGLLATKNLDQIFRERLGVTNYPRYTMVLACAPQLAKMALDVSKDVGTLFPCSFVVYEENNRVFVAHTSIMKTAVETGLATAEAMRPVIDATSKKVRAVWDRI
- a CDS encoding HEAT repeat domain-containing protein gives rise to the protein MTDFHDYLEMLVRGQYHEAEKTSGAERDLFTFPTARPQWAPPRHYEIERLTIDWRMDLENERVDAVSRLRVHPIVPELSTVVLHAVELQVIGVQDSRGEALDWEMRPEEQLMSVRLNSPLAKGQSEEITFVYTIDHPRGGLCFTRPCPEFPDVEVSAWTQMQDDYCRYVIPVYDNPSHKFPFEAMVTVPAGYFAVSNGRLVERKKNDDGTETFHWVQELPIPAYLITVAVSEYVEYREDLDGLEVTYYAHKKWDRDTVYRSFGRTPEMIRFFESRLGVKYPWVKYAQATAANFTIGGMENTSATTQTDATLHDEKTHQDFESEPLVAHELAHMWGGDLVTCRTWSHGWLNEGWGTQMQNEWRRHQMGDDEYLYDQFGKQNSYFDEDKNSYRRPIVCNEWERGGDVFDRHLYPGAAWRYYMLKHLVGEETWWRILGEWMTRFAHKSVYTHDLERLVTEMTGEDYGWFFEQWLYKAGYPECKIKCSYDEKACQALVKIEQTQKSDDGMTPAVFRFPLAVDFVSPDGTRTRYSMSVTERVHSFYYPVKERPKQIVVDPDYAVLMDADIEKPEPMWIEQLLHGANVVQRIKAAQALGKKVTPKGLEALGKALREDKFWGVQAEVARVLGSLKTESALDQLLTGTELKSSKARTAVARALGQFYKSDKALGALKRLLKDPDSYFVAAAAAASIGKTQHEEALKTLTDGLKKAPDTWHNILRQGYLEGLVATEKMEAIEVLTRFVKVGNDDYLRRAVPVGLAKLGKRYKKEHPEVKDELVRLLNDRSYRVQLAAIQAAKTYGDATLIPELLRLAESAVESTVVRLAREAVRELSKHKEDRLIDSVRKSVEELEKENHDLKDRMAKIESRLQTE